The following are from one region of the Streptomyces tuirus genome:
- a CDS encoding iron-containing alcohol dehydrogenase, with product MSLTSEAIVTGGNDPSGDWSRDECQCELLGPQETSTDAVRQSARLAKFHVPEIVFGPGSLAELGHCAVRLGGRRPFLVTDPGLMAAGWADEAAAHLKRAGLRPVVWSDVTPNPKDHEVQAGFERYAESGCDVIVGVGGGSVIDAAKGVAILSGHGGRILDYEGVDQVLQPIPPTVMVPSTSGTGADVSQFAVITDTTEHIKITIVSRTLVPEISVIDPRLLTTMPAWLNAATGLDALTHAIEAFVSRAHNPLTDIHALHAVELIMGNLVRTQIDPRDFGARLAMAQAALEAGMAFTNAILGATHAMSHQVGGLLDAPHGVVNGVLLPHVIRFNAEAWPDRFVALGAAAGLPTAGVPPHEVAAQLADLVRALADDVGVPKGLASLGVAERDVPVLARTTLKDACMATNPRIVELRDVETLFREAL from the coding sequence ATGTCGCTCACGTCCGAGGCGATCGTGACGGGCGGGAACGACCCGAGCGGCGACTGGAGCCGCGACGAGTGCCAGTGCGAGCTCCTGGGACCGCAGGAGACGAGCACGGACGCCGTGCGGCAGTCGGCGCGGCTGGCCAAGTTCCATGTACCCGAGATCGTCTTCGGTCCCGGCTCGCTCGCCGAGCTGGGACACTGCGCGGTGCGCCTGGGCGGTCGCCGTCCGTTCCTGGTCACCGACCCCGGACTGATGGCGGCGGGCTGGGCGGACGAGGCGGCGGCCCATCTGAAGCGGGCGGGTCTGCGGCCCGTGGTGTGGTCCGACGTGACCCCCAATCCGAAGGACCATGAGGTCCAGGCGGGATTCGAACGGTACGCCGAGAGCGGCTGCGACGTGATCGTGGGCGTGGGTGGCGGCTCCGTCATCGACGCGGCCAAGGGCGTGGCGATCCTGTCGGGCCACGGCGGGCGGATCCTCGACTACGAGGGCGTGGACCAGGTCTTGCAGCCGATTCCGCCGACCGTGATGGTGCCGTCCACGTCCGGCACCGGGGCGGACGTGTCCCAGTTCGCGGTGATCACCGACACCACCGAACACATCAAGATCACCATCGTGAGCCGTACGCTCGTGCCGGAGATCTCGGTGATCGACCCACGGTTGCTGACCACCATGCCGGCCTGGCTCAACGCGGCCACCGGACTGGACGCGCTGACGCACGCCATCGAGGCGTTCGTGTCCCGGGCGCACAACCCGCTGACGGACATCCACGCCCTGCACGCGGTCGAACTGATCATGGGGAACCTGGTGCGCACCCAGATCGACCCCCGGGACTTCGGGGCCCGCCTCGCGATGGCACAGGCCGCGCTGGAGGCCGGGATGGCGTTCACCAACGCCATCCTGGGGGCGACGCACGCCATGAGCCACCAGGTCGGCGGTCTGCTGGACGCCCCGCACGGCGTCGTCAACGGCGTGCTGCTGCCGCATGTGATCCGGTTCAACGCCGAGGCGTGGCCGGACCGTTTCGTCGCGCTGGGCGCGGCGGCCGGACTGCCGACCGCCGGTGTGCCGCCCCACGAGGTGGCGGCCCAGCTCGCGGACCTGGTGCGGGCCCTGGCGGACGACGTCGGCGTCCCGAAGGGCCTGGCGAGCCTCGGGGTCGCCGAGCGCGATGTGCCGGTGCTGGCGCGTACGACGCTGAAGGACGCCTGCATGGCCACCAACCCCCGGATCGTCGAACTGCGGGACGTGGAGACACTGTTCCGAGAAGCGCTGTGA
- a CDS encoding helix-turn-helix domain-containing protein has protein sequence MSHRSDLRRRRVRLESEWSRWVPRLKAAGSNPVGVEALRRDVTESWMRSLSSVDPAQDSAPVTDGGRVQHRWSGSPLRRPVDGLADELRAIADDAGFVTAVTDESGTILWTCGGPTMRRRAERVNFAPGGRWDERAMGTNALSLALRTGRPASVFSAEHLVTVLHGWVCYCAPVHGPDGRILGVLDMSTTWDRSNPLAMATVRSLVATIESRLRTELPRQLQRNTSPVSLTCLGSEQALRDGVPLPLRPRQVEILALLALEPDGFPPDRLRGALYGDRAVTASTFKAEISHLRRALDGGVATRRYALTTPVSCDAAEVLRALERGDTETALRLYRGPLLPRSEAPGIEEWRTHLEVSVRAAVLASTSPEHALRYGERAPYDAEVHEHALSLLDPRDPRRAIAAGRRAAALREE, from the coding sequence ATGTCACACCGTAGTGACCTGCGGCGGCGCAGGGTCAGGCTGGAGAGCGAGTGGTCCCGCTGGGTGCCGCGGCTGAAAGCGGCGGGATCGAACCCGGTCGGCGTGGAGGCGCTGCGCCGTGATGTGACCGAGTCCTGGATGCGGTCGCTGAGCAGTGTGGATCCGGCCCAGGACAGTGCCCCGGTCACCGACGGCGGGCGGGTGCAGCACCGCTGGAGCGGCTCGCCGCTGCGCCGGCCCGTCGACGGCCTCGCCGACGAACTGCGCGCCATCGCGGACGACGCGGGATTCGTCACCGCCGTCACCGACGAGTCCGGCACCATCCTGTGGACCTGCGGCGGACCGACCATGCGCCGCCGTGCCGAGCGTGTCAACTTCGCACCCGGCGGCCGGTGGGACGAGCGAGCCATGGGCACCAACGCCCTGTCCCTCGCCCTGCGCACCGGCCGCCCCGCCTCCGTCTTCTCGGCCGAGCACCTGGTCACCGTCCTGCACGGCTGGGTCTGCTACTGCGCCCCCGTCCACGGCCCGGACGGACGCATCCTGGGCGTGCTGGACATGTCCACCACCTGGGACCGGTCCAACCCCCTGGCCATGGCCACCGTGCGTTCGCTCGTCGCCACCATCGAGTCCCGGCTGCGCACCGAACTGCCCCGTCAGCTGCAACGGAACACCAGCCCCGTCAGCCTCACCTGCCTCGGCAGCGAGCAGGCGCTCCGCGACGGCGTACCGCTGCCCCTGCGCCCCCGCCAGGTCGAGATCCTGGCGCTGCTCGCCCTGGAGCCTGACGGCTTCCCACCCGACCGTCTCCGCGGCGCCCTCTACGGCGACCGGGCCGTCACCGCCTCGACCTTCAAGGCCGAGATCTCCCATCTGCGCCGGGCTCTCGACGGTGGTGTCGCCACCCGCCGCTACGCGCTGACCACCCCTGTGTCCTGCGACGCGGCCGAGGTGCTGCGCGCACTGGAGCGGGGCGACACCGAGACCGCGCTGCGCCTGTACCGCGGCCCGCTGCTGCCCCGGTCCGAGGCGCCCGGCATCGAGGAGTGGCGCACCCACCTGGAGGTGTCCGTCCGGGCGGCCGTGCTGGCGAGCACCAGCCCCGAACACGCCCTGCGCTACGGCGAGCGAGCCCCGTACGACGCCGAGGTGCACGAACACGCGCTGAGCCTGCTCGACCCGCGCGACCCCCGTCGCGCCATCGCGGCCGGACGCCGCGCTGCGGCCTTGCGGGAGGAGTGA
- the adh gene encoding aldehyde dehydrogenase, protein MVYAQPGTDGSIVNFARRYDNFIGGDWVAPVEGRYFADTTPVTGKTFCEVARSSAADVELALDAAHSAAPRWGRTSTTERANILIRIADRIEENLEKIAVAESWENGKPVRETLAADIPLAIDHFRYFAGVVRAQEGSIAEIDDDTVAYHFHEPLGVVGQIIPWNFPILMAAWKLAPALAAGNCVVIKPAEQTPVSLLYVIDLIADLLPPGVLNVVNGFGVEAGKPLASSSRVAKVAFTGETTTGRLIMQYASENIIPVTLELGGKSPNIFLPDVMAADDDFLDKAVEGFVMFALNQGEVCTCPSRALVHASIYDEFMARCVERTKAIVSGDPLDPATMIGAQASNDQYEKILSYIDIGRQEGADLLTGGGPRAVAGLEGGYYIEPTILRGTNDMRIFQEEIFGPVVSVTTFDSVDEALKIANDTLYGLGAGVWTRDGNTAYRLGRGIKAGRVWTNCYHAYPAHAAFGGYKKSGIGRENHKMMLDHYQQTKNLLVSYSGQKLGFF, encoded by the coding sequence ATGGTGTACGCGCAGCCGGGAACAGACGGCAGCATCGTCAACTTCGCCCGGCGATACGACAACTTCATCGGCGGCGACTGGGTCGCCCCCGTCGAGGGCCGGTACTTCGCCGACACGACACCGGTGACCGGCAAGACGTTCTGCGAGGTCGCCCGCTCCTCCGCCGCAGACGTCGAACTCGCCCTGGACGCCGCACACTCGGCCGCGCCGCGCTGGGGCCGCACCTCGACGACGGAGCGGGCGAACATCCTGATCCGGATCGCCGACCGCATCGAGGAGAACCTCGAGAAGATCGCGGTCGCGGAGAGCTGGGAGAACGGCAAGCCGGTGCGCGAGACGCTGGCCGCCGACATCCCGCTGGCGATCGACCACTTCCGCTACTTCGCCGGAGTGGTCCGCGCCCAGGAGGGCAGCATCGCCGAGATCGACGACGACACCGTCGCCTACCACTTCCACGAGCCGCTGGGCGTGGTCGGCCAGATCATCCCCTGGAACTTCCCGATTCTGATGGCCGCCTGGAAGCTGGCGCCCGCACTGGCTGCCGGCAACTGTGTGGTCATCAAGCCGGCCGAGCAGACGCCCGTCAGCCTGCTGTACGTGATCGACCTGATCGCCGACCTGCTCCCGCCCGGCGTCCTCAACGTCGTCAACGGCTTCGGCGTCGAGGCGGGCAAGCCGCTCGCCTCCAGCTCGCGCGTGGCCAAGGTCGCCTTCACCGGCGAGACCACGACCGGCCGCCTGATCATGCAGTACGCCAGCGAGAACATCATTCCCGTCACGCTGGAACTGGGCGGCAAGAGCCCCAACATCTTCCTGCCCGACGTCATGGCCGCCGACGACGACTTCCTGGACAAGGCCGTCGAAGGCTTCGTGATGTTCGCGCTGAACCAGGGCGAGGTGTGCACCTGCCCGTCCCGCGCGCTCGTCCACGCGTCGATCTACGACGAGTTCATGGCCCGCTGCGTCGAGCGCACCAAGGCCATCGTCAGCGGCGACCCGCTGGACCCGGCGACCATGATCGGCGCCCAGGCCAGCAACGACCAGTACGAGAAGATCCTTTCCTACATCGACATCGGCCGGCAGGAGGGCGCCGACCTCCTCACCGGCGGCGGCCCGAGGGCCGTGGCCGGTCTGGAGGGCGGCTACTACATCGAGCCCACGATCTTGCGCGGCACCAACGACATGCGGATCTTCCAGGAGGAGATCTTCGGCCCGGTCGTCTCGGTGACCACGTTCGACTCGGTCGACGAGGCCCTGAAGATCGCCAACGACACGCTGTACGGACTCGGCGCCGGTGTGTGGACCCGGGACGGCAACACCGCCTACCGCCTCGGCCGCGGCATCAAGGCGGGCCGCGTGTGGACCAACTGCTACCACGCGTACCCGGCGCACGCGGCGTTCGGCGGCTACAAGAAGTCCGGCATCGGCCGCGAGAATCACAAGATGATGCTCGACCACTACCAGCAGACGAAGAACCTGCTGGTCAGCTACTCCGGCCAGAAGCTCGGGTTCTTCTGA
- a CDS encoding DUF779 domain-containing protein yields the protein MAARTRRVGLTPAAEDLVRRLAATHGPVMFHQSGGCCDGSAPMCYPRGEFQVGAADVLLDHVADGTPFWMSADQYVYWRHTHLTIDVVPGRGSGFSLESPEGVRFLIRSRVLTDEEWERLAGEPPLPTGADTAG from the coding sequence ATGGCCGCCCGCACCAGGCGCGTCGGGCTGACGCCGGCCGCCGAGGACCTGGTGCGACGGCTCGCCGCGACGCACGGACCGGTGATGTTCCATCAGTCCGGCGGCTGCTGCGACGGCAGCGCACCCATGTGCTATCCGCGCGGCGAGTTCCAGGTCGGCGCCGCGGACGTGCTGCTCGACCACGTCGCCGACGGTACGCCCTTCTGGATGAGCGCCGACCAGTACGTGTACTGGCGGCACACCCACCTCACCATCGACGTGGTCCCGGGCCGGGGAAGCGGGTTCTCCCTCGAATCACCCGAGGGCGTGCGCTTTCTGATCCGCTCCAGGGTCCTCACCGACGAGGAGTGGGAACGCCTTGCCGGGGAGCCCCCGCTCCCGACCGGGGCGGACACCGCCGGCTGA